The following nucleotide sequence is from uncultured Roseateles sp..
CGGCAAAGGCCTTGCCCAGGCCCTCGATCTGCAACGCCACGCCAGCGGGCGGGAGCGAGGTGCGGGCGACGACGGCCGGGCGCTCGACGCGCAGCGCGCGCGGCACCGGCGCCGAGGCCCCCAGATTCAGGACATCCAGTTCGGTGGTGTGCATGAAGCTCCTCCTCATGATTGCGGCTGATAGCCGGGGTGCCAGCGCAGCCAGCCGCGCTCCAGGCCCCGCGCCAGCAGATCGGCCAGCTTGCCCAGCAGGGCGTAGAGCAGGATGCCCAGCAACACCACATCGGTCTGCAGGAACTCGCGCGCATTCATCGTCATGTAGCCGATGCCGGCCTGGGCCGACACCGTCTCGGCGACGATCAGGATCACCCACATCAGGCCCAGCGAGAAACGCACGCCGACGAGTATCGAGGCCGTGGCGCCAGGCAGGATGACCTGGCGGTAGAGCTGCCAGCCGCTCAGGCCATAGCTGCGCGCCATCTCGATCAGGCCCTTGTCGACCGAACGTATGCCGTGGAAGGTGTTCAGGTAGATCGGGAAGAACACGCCCAGCGAGACCAGGAACAGCTTGGCCGATTCGTCGATGCCAAACCACAGGATGACCAGCGGAATCAGGGCCAGCGGCGGCACATTGCGCACCATCTGCAGAGTCGAATCGAGCAGGGTCTCGGCCCATTTGACCGAGCCGGTCAGCAGGCCCAGGGCCAGCGCCAGGCTGCCACCGACGACGAAGCCGGAAATGGCACGCCCCGCGCTGACCGCCACATGGCGCCACAGCTCGCCCGAGGCCGACAGGCCCCAGGCAGCCTTCAGCACCGCCCAGGGCTCGGGCAGCACGCGGGTGGACAGCCAGCCACCCTGCGACAGCGTCTGCCAGACAGCGACAATCAGCACCGGCACCAGCCAGGGCAGGGCGCGCTGGCGCCAGCGTGCGGAATTTGATGACATGACCGGGGCTCCCTGTTTCAGCTGGCGGCCAGGGCCTTGGCCGGCGGCGCATAGTTGTTGGCGACGATCTCGCCGAACGGGCCGGTGAGCGCCGGGCTCCGCAGCTTGTCGCGCAGGTCCAGCGGCAGCAGCGGGAACACCAGCTCGGCAAAGCGGTGGGCCTCGTCCAGATGCGGATAGCCGGACAGCACGAAGTACTCCAGGCCCAGGGCCGCGTACTCCTTGATGCGGTCGGCCACCTGCTGCGGGTCGCCAACCAGGGCCGTGCCAGCGCCACCGCGCACCAGGCCGACGCCGGCCCACAGATTGGGCGCAATCTCCAGCCCCTCGCGGATGTTGTGCTTGTTGTACTTGCCCTTGTTCAGCTCGGCCATGCGGCGCTGGCCGACCGAGTCCATCTGCGCGAACTTCTTCTGCGCCGCCTCGACGGTGGCCTCGTCCAGATGCGAGACCAGCTCCTCGGCCGCGGCCCAGGCCTTTTCCTCCGTCTCGCGCACGATCACATGCAGGCGGATGCCGAAGCTCAAGGTCCGGCCGTACTTGGCGGCGCGCTGCCTGATGTCGGCCACCTTGGCGGCCACCGCCGGCAGCGGCTCGCCCCAGGTCAGGTAGGTGTCCAGCTGCTGGGCGGCCAGCTCGTGGGCCTCGTCCGACGAGCCGCCGAAGAACAGCGGCGGATAGGGCTTGCCGACCGGCGGGTAGAGCAGCTTGGCGCCCTTGACCTGCAGGTGCTCGCCGTCGAAGTCATAGCTTTGACCGTCATGGCTGCGTGCCAGCAGCTCGCGCCAGATGGTCAGGAACTCGGTGGACAGCTCGTAGCGCCGCTCGTGCGGCAGGAACAGTCCATCGCCGGCCAGCTCCTCGGCATCGCCGCCGGTGACCAGGTTCAGCAGCAGGCGCCCGCCGGACAGCCGGTCCAGCGTGGCGGCCATGCGCGCCGACTGCGCCGGCTGCACCAGGCCAGGCCGCAGCGCGACCAGGAACTTGAGCCGCCGCGTCGCGTCGATCAGGCTGGCCGCGACGATCCAGGAGTCTTCGCAGCTGCGGCCGGTGGGCAGCAGCACGCCCTCATAGCCCAGGGCATCGGCGGCTATCGCGATCTGTTTGAAATAGGCCAGGTCGGCGACACGGCCGCCCTTGGAGGTGCCCAGATAGCGCGAGTCGCCATGGGTGGGGATGAACCAGAGAATCTTCATGATCGTGTACTCTCAAATGCGC
It contains:
- the ssuC gene encoding aliphatic sulfonate ABC transporter permease SsuC encodes the protein MSSNSARWRQRALPWLVPVLIVAVWQTLSQGGWLSTRVLPEPWAVLKAAWGLSASGELWRHVAVSAGRAISGFVVGGSLALALGLLTGSVKWAETLLDSTLQMVRNVPPLALIPLVILWFGIDESAKLFLVSLGVFFPIYLNTFHGIRSVDKGLIEMARSYGLSGWQLYRQVILPGATASILVGVRFSLGLMWVILIVAETVSAQAGIGYMTMNAREFLQTDVVLLGILLYALLGKLADLLARGLERGWLRWHPGYQPQS
- the ssuD gene encoding FMNH2-dependent alkanesulfonate monooxygenase gives rise to the protein MKILWFIPTHGDSRYLGTSKGGRVADLAYFKQIAIAADALGYEGVLLPTGRSCEDSWIVAASLIDATRRLKFLVALRPGLVQPAQSARMAATLDRLSGGRLLLNLVTGGDAEELAGDGLFLPHERRYELSTEFLTIWRELLARSHDGQSYDFDGEHLQVKGAKLLYPPVGKPYPPLFFGGSSDEAHELAAQQLDTYLTWGEPLPAVAAKVADIRQRAAKYGRTLSFGIRLHVIVRETEEKAWAAAEELVSHLDEATVEAAQKKFAQMDSVGQRRMAELNKGKYNKHNIREGLEIAPNLWAGVGLVRGGAGTALVGDPQQVADRIKEYAALGLEYFVLSGYPHLDEAHRFAELVFPLLPLDLRDKLRSPALTGPFGEIVANNYAPPAKALAAS